A window of Pyrobaculum aerophilum str. IM2 contains these coding sequences:
- a CDS encoding carboxypeptidase M32 translates to MIKSETVKQILEHYRVIWALSHAQALLGWDSETYMPEEGIKGRAVARAEIAQLIQRFMLEEKFVKLIEKAEEEKDLTDVERGIIRVLKRDLKFYQKVPPEIVKEFTKVTSEAFIAWRGAKEKAKFDIFAPYLERIVELSRVIADKLGYEEHPYDALLDLYEEGLTSRDVESVFSVLEPGIRKLLGKLESIGWPKSHKLEEEPYDKTKMEAAIREVLELVGYPKGRFRIDISPHPFTIGITTPFDVRITVRYRGVDFKEPLFSALHEYGHALYELNVDESLAMTPVGTGVSLGVHESQSRFMENVIGRSREFVEKIAPILRKHLDFLSKYGNDDLFYYFNVVRPSLIRTEADEVTYNLHILLRYKLERLMITGEVKVNQLPELWNSEMERLLGVRPKNDAEGVLQDVHWSHGSIGYFPTYTLGNVVAAMIYYKHGRIRSLVAEGNITAIKEYLREKIHKWGSVYPPKELLMRSFGEAYNAEYLVKYLEEKYS, encoded by the coding sequence ATGATAAAATCGGAGACAGTTAAGCAAATCTTGGAACACTACAGAGTCATCTGGGCGCTGAGCCACGCCCAAGCGCTATTGGGGTGGGATTCCGAGACTTATATGCCAGAGGAGGGAATTAAGGGCAGGGCTGTGGCCAGGGCGGAGATAGCGCAGTTAATCCAGCGGTTTATGCTTGAAGAGAAATTTGTTAAGCTCATTGAGAAGGCTGAGGAGGAGAAAGATCTCACAGACGTCGAGAGGGGGATTATAAGAGTGCTGAAAAGGGATTTGAAGTTTTATCAAAAAGTTCCCCCTGAAATTGTAAAGGAGTTTACAAAAGTCACTTCGGAGGCTTTCATTGCATGGAGAGGCGCTAAGGAGAAGGCTAAGTTCGATATTTTCGCTCCGTATTTAGAAAGGATAGTTGAGCTCAGCAGGGTTATAGCCGACAAATTGGGCTATGAGGAGCACCCATACGACGCCCTCCTTGATTTGTACGAAGAGGGCTTAACCTCTAGAGATGTTGAGTCTGTTTTCTCCGTCTTAGAGCCTGGCATAAGGAAGTTGTTAGGGAAGCTGGAGTCAATCGGGTGGCCTAAGAGTCACAAGCTTGAGGAGGAGCCTTACGATAAGACTAAAATGGAGGCTGCAATTAGGGAAGTTCTTGAATTAGTCGGCTACCCCAAGGGCAGGTTTAGAATAGACATTTCGCCTCATCCATTTACCATCGGCATTACGACGCCCTTTGATGTGAGAATTACCGTGAGGTACAGGGGAGTGGACTTTAAAGAGCCGCTTTTCTCGGCGTTGCACGAATACGGCCATGCCCTTTACGAGCTGAACGTAGACGAGTCTCTGGCCATGACGCCGGTGGGAACCGGCGTGTCGCTCGGAGTTCACGAGTCCCAATCCCGATTTATGGAGAACGTAATAGGTAGGAGCAGGGAGTTTGTTGAAAAAATAGCGCCCATACTGCGGAAGCACCTCGACTTCCTCTCGAAATATGGAAACGACGACTTGTTTTACTACTTCAACGTGGTTAGGCCGAGTTTAATACGTACAGAAGCCGATGAAGTTACGTATAATTTACATATCTTACTGCGGTATAAGCTGGAGCGCTTAATGATCACAGGCGAGGTGAAGGTTAACCAGTTGCCGGAGCTTTGGAATAGCGAAATGGAACGTCTCCTGGGCGTGAGGCCGAAAAACGACGCGGAGGGGGTTCTGCAAGACGTCCACTGGAGCCACGGCTCAATAGGCTACTTCCCGACGTACACCCTGGGCAATGTGGTGGCCGCAATGATTTACTATAAACATGGGAGAATACGGAGTTTAGTAGCCGAGGGCAATATAACGGCCATTAAGGAATATCTCAGAGAGAAGATACATAAATGGGGTAGCGTCTACCCGCCAAAAGAGCTCCTGATGCGGAGTTTCGGCGAGGCTTACAATGCCGAATACCTCGTTAAATACCTAGAGGAGAAGTATAGTTAA
- a CDS encoding tRNA(His) guanylyltransferase Thg1 family protein has translation MDFLKRLIAENPRLLEMRFREREAVCEPATVPFAVRLDGVGFGKRLKDFPPPRSRLVHNALVEVAKSLALTQGADYVHVVSDEINLLFFRAAPYGGRTFKIISVLASQASAELTAKLGRPLYFDGRVIKLRDNCDAASYVLFRARVGLNNYVIQLARGAGLIREYTPPIEDMLKSVVIEDYELAWGTFMRREDGFKKGVDMCSALSRLCNVC, from the coding sequence GTGGATTTCTTAAAGAGGCTAATCGCCGAGAACCCCCGTCTGCTTGAAATGAGGTTTAGAGAAAGAGAGGCTGTGTGCGAGCCCGCAACTGTCCCCTTCGCGGTGAGGCTAGACGGCGTGGGATTCGGGAAGAGGCTTAAGGACTTCCCTCCGCCGAGGAGCCGCCTTGTACACAACGCGCTTGTGGAAGTGGCTAAATCGCTGGCGCTGACCCAGGGGGCTGATTACGTCCACGTAGTTAGCGACGAGATAAACCTCTTATTTTTCAGAGCGGCCCCTTATGGCGGCAGGACGTTTAAGATTATCAGCGTGTTGGCCTCGCAAGCCTCGGCCGAGCTTACGGCAAAATTAGGCCGGCCGCTGTATTTTGACGGTAGAGTTATCAAACTCCGCGACAATTGCGACGCGGCGAGTTACGTATTGTTTAGAGCGAGAGTGGGGCTGAATAACTACGTCATACAACTGGCCAGAGGCGCTGGTTTAATAAGAGAGTACACCCCCCCTATTGAGGATATGTTAAAAAGCGTTGTAATAGAGGATTACGAGTTGGCGTGGGGGACTTTTATGCGTAGGGAAGACGGCTTTAAAAAGGGAGTTGATATGTGCAGTGCGCTCTCCCGCTTGTGCAACGTGTGTTAA
- a CDS encoding phosphopantetheine adenylyltransferase, translated as MKYKFRNVVLGGTFDTLHSGHVKLLATATLIGDRILIGLTSDSFASTYKQYKVRPFSVRLANLRNLMSLIAPEREVAYVEIHDPYGPAVFDPRLEAIVASIETAPRALQINDERAKRGLRPMEVFIISTVRDGYGHTLSSTYIRRVLERPESKQS; from the coding sequence GTGAAGTACAAATTTAGAAACGTCGTGCTTGGGGGGACCTTCGACACCCTACACTCAGGCCACGTCAAGCTGTTAGCCACGGCCACTCTAATAGGAGACAGGATTTTAATAGGGCTTACAAGCGACTCCTTTGCCTCTACTTATAAACAGTATAAGGTGAGGCCCTTCTCTGTGAGGCTTGCCAATTTGAGGAATTTAATGAGCCTAATAGCGCCCGAGCGGGAGGTGGCGTACGTTGAAATTCACGACCCGTACGGCCCCGCCGTCTTTGACCCCAGGTTAGAGGCAATTGTGGCCAGCATAGAGACCGCCCCCCGCGCCCTTCAAATAAACGACGAGAGGGCGAAGAGAGGCCTTAGGCCAATGGAGGTTTTTATTATTTCCACGGTTAGAGACGGCTACGGCCACACGCTCTCCTCTACGTATATCCGCAGAGTCTTAGAGAGACCCGAGTCTAAGCAGAGCTAA
- a CDS encoding M28 family peptidase yields the protein MAEVFKKCVAYKDLIAGGPGEREFLQWLIAFLDAPRVWFHLSPVEVLAWEDVETRLEIGDERITGLAMPYSNSASIEGRLVPINGDVEGNIAVAEFPQDVDDAKYVVIDAARRGAQAVVFTGKPARRIVVTGEYGYKLDSAPTPVPVASFENAGEYVGKRARLIIDVKSRVTYSYSLIAFNSFENTPMISAHWDHWLAGATDNCAGLEAAILAFTELVADDTPIALGLFTAEEGVGPHVPSFYWAWGSLNYFKRWKPTPLVNIDVVGVGTPRMYAMPYLHEFLKGLGPVESPEAYFDSVHYERWGLPSVTISSLRDTWSFYHSPSDTHAEMENILYVADLAKRLAKIKPPQPAVRLEDYGLPPADSPYEAWSTVYNYLVVFRDYSHSEIIYTDVFKFLKERGAEFRRIDLLAGPTLCVNNCDKAAETYRELALLRLGSL from the coding sequence ATGGCTGAGGTTTTTAAGAAGTGCGTGGCTTATAAAGATTTAATAGCCGGGGGGCCTGGAGAGAGGGAGTTTTTGCAGTGGCTTATCGCCTTTTTAGACGCCCCAAGAGTTTGGTTCCACCTATCTCCAGTGGAGGTATTGGCGTGGGAAGATGTAGAGACGCGGCTGGAGATAGGCGATGAGAGAATAACGGGCTTAGCAATGCCTTATTCCAACTCTGCGTCTATAGAGGGGAGGCTTGTCCCCATAAACGGCGACGTTGAGGGCAATATAGCAGTTGCAGAGTTTCCACAAGACGTGGACGACGCTAAGTATGTAGTTATTGACGCCGCACGGCGAGGGGCCCAGGCCGTGGTATTTACGGGCAAGCCCGCGCGCCGCATTGTCGTAACTGGGGAGTACGGCTATAAGCTGGACTCTGCGCCTACGCCTGTGCCAGTGGCCAGTTTTGAAAACGCTGGAGAGTATGTTGGCAAAAGAGCTAGGCTAATAATAGACGTCAAGTCGCGCGTTACGTATAGTTACAGTCTCATAGCGTTTAATAGTTTTGAAAACACGCCTATGATATCAGCCCACTGGGATCACTGGCTAGCCGGCGCCACTGATAATTGCGCCGGCCTGGAGGCCGCCATCTTGGCGTTTACTGAACTTGTTGCAGACGATACGCCCATCGCCTTGGGGCTCTTCACAGCCGAGGAGGGGGTGGGGCCCCACGTGCCCTCTTTCTACTGGGCTTGGGGCTCTCTTAATTACTTCAAGAGGTGGAAGCCGACGCCCTTGGTTAATATAGACGTTGTGGGCGTGGGCACTCCGAGAATGTACGCAATGCCTTATTTACACGAGTTTTTAAAGGGCTTGGGGCCAGTGGAGAGCCCAGAGGCTTATTTCGACAGCGTCCATTACGAGAGGTGGGGCTTACCCTCTGTGACAATCTCGTCGCTTAGAGATACATGGAGCTTTTACCACAGCCCCTCAGATACGCACGCAGAGATGGAGAACATTCTCTACGTCGCCGATCTCGCCAAGAGGCTCGCGAAAATTAAGCCGCCACAACCGGCCGTGAGGCTGGAGGACTACGGCCTGCCCCCCGCGGACAGCCCTTACGAGGCTTGGTCTACAGTCTATAACTACCTCGTTGTATTCCGCGACTACAGCCACTCAGAGATTATTTACACAGACGTGTTTAAATTCCTGAAAGAGAGAGGGGCTGAGTTCCGCCGTATTGACTTACTGGCAGGGCCCACGCTCTGCGTGAATAACTGCGACAAAGCGGCGGAGACGTACCGCGAGTTAGCTCTGCTTAGACTCGGGTCTCTCTAA
- a CDS encoding acylphosphatase, producing MKRIVVRARGELNVPGVPILRILKGEALRNSVTGEARLEGDTLYAVLEGPDESVERLLKFLPMASPAIKIREMQIREEDYTGKYHGFKITPS from the coding sequence GTGAAAAGAATTGTGGTGAGGGCTAGGGGTGAGTTGAACGTGCCAGGCGTGCCCATACTGAGGATCTTAAAAGGCGAGGCCCTTCGGAATAGCGTAACTGGCGAAGCGCGCCTCGAGGGGGATACTCTATACGCAGTCTTAGAGGGGCCGGACGAGTCTGTGGAGAGGCTCTTAAAATTCTTGCCAATGGCGTCTCCCGCTATAAAAATTAGAGAAATGCAAATTAGAGAAGAGGACTACACAGGCAAATACCACGGCTTTAAGATAACGCCCTCTTAG
- a CDS encoding histone deacetylase family protein produces MLLIHADFSDWVSQSLKEAGAEVVYGLGTWDVVREIHSDIFIKEARRRESEVLAAVAVAEEALKRERAIIYVGGTINVGLHSPRGGFFNASAYIAKRLGAAVVSVDRHFPWGTWEFHLEHKFPLFLVYGGADGPSYRYLAKRGYNVVAFPLPPGAGDRSFHKVLDFILDAVEGPVMLQLGFDIHRRDPVGYFFASEAFFHKLGEALRARRRFYISIECPSTAQVFKTAMSSLIKGLKGEAQQTAQEVEESREVVKEVDLLLRRAKRALS; encoded by the coding sequence GTGCTCCTCATACACGCGGACTTCTCAGATTGGGTGTCACAAAGCCTAAAAGAGGCAGGGGCGGAGGTAGTTTATGGGCTGGGCACGTGGGATGTTGTCAGAGAGATTCACAGCGATATATTCATTAAAGAGGCGAGGAGGCGGGAGTCCGAGGTGCTAGCCGCCGTAGCCGTGGCCGAAGAGGCTTTGAAAAGAGAAAGGGCTATTATTTACGTCGGAGGCACTATTAACGTCGGCTTACACTCGCCGCGCGGCGGGTTTTTTAACGCAAGCGCGTATATAGCTAAACGCCTCGGCGCGGCAGTCGTGAGCGTAGATAGGCACTTCCCTTGGGGCACATGGGAGTTCCACTTAGAACACAAATTCCCCCTATTCTTAGTATATGGAGGGGCGGATGGGCCCTCTTATCGGTACTTAGCCAAGAGGGGATATAACGTCGTCGCCTTCCCGTTGCCTCCCGGCGCAGGTGATAGGAGCTTTCACAAGGTATTAGATTTCATATTAGACGCAGTTGAGGGGCCAGTGATGTTGCAACTGGGGTTTGATATACACCGCAGAGACCCAGTCGGGTATTTCTTCGCCTCGGAGGCCTTTTTCCATAAATTGGGCGAGGCGCTGAGAGCTAGACGGCGATTTTACATATCAATTGAATGCCCCTCCACGGCTCAAGTGTTTAAAACCGCCATGTCTAGTCTCATCAAAGGGCTTAAAGGAGAGGCGCAACAGACGGCGCAGGAGGTTGAAGAGAGTAGAGAGGTGGTAAAAGAGGTAGACCTCCTTTTGAGGCGGGCTAAGAGGGCGTTATCTTAA
- a CDS encoding prephenate dehydratase, translating to MGPVEINKYTLLHGLNGGVYELEERLYSLLNERAKFNVPPLINGVLAPIIASEVSKRHKPVVAYLGPEKSFTWEAAAALFPQGDLMPCKSISEVFDKVESRAADYGVVPFINSLEGPVGETIDMLATHNLNIVTMGEMRITLCIAKKGAPRVIYTHPHAAAQARRAVAALGAHVVYTNSTSEAVKEFEKCERDCAVLASPKALEAVERTCGVEDGESYTRFAVISRAGRESGERAVLIFAVPNVAGALYKALGPIANRGINMTLIYSRPTRLSPWDYYFVVEVEAGEGLDDAVEEMKRYTTMLKVAGRYNVIRI from the coding sequence ATGGGTCCTGTGGAAATAAATAAATACACCCTTCTTCACGGGCTCAATGGAGGGGTTTATGAACTAGAGGAAAGGCTCTACTCCTTGTTAAACGAGAGGGCTAAGTTTAACGTCCCCCCTCTTATAAACGGGGTCTTAGCGCCAATTATAGCCTCTGAGGTTTCCAAAAGGCATAAGCCGGTAGTAGCCTATCTAGGGCCTGAAAAGTCGTTTACATGGGAAGCGGCCGCCGCGTTGTTTCCGCAAGGGGATTTAATGCCGTGTAAATCAATATCCGAGGTATTCGACAAAGTGGAGAGCCGCGCGGCTGATTACGGCGTAGTGCCTTTTATTAACAGCCTCGAGGGGCCGGTGGGGGAGACTATAGACATGCTCGCCACTCACAATTTAAACATTGTGACAATGGGAGAGATGCGAATTACTTTATGTATTGCGAAAAAGGGGGCGCCTAGAGTGATTTACACGCATCCCCACGCCGCGGCTCAAGCTAGAAGGGCAGTGGCGGCTTTAGGAGCCCATGTGGTGTATACGAACTCCACCTCCGAGGCTGTAAAGGAGTTTGAGAAGTGCGAAAGAGACTGCGCCGTGTTAGCCTCGCCCAAGGCTTTAGAAGCCGTGGAGAGGACATGCGGCGTAGAAGACGGGGAGAGTTACACGAGGTTTGCAGTAATATCGCGGGCCGGGAGGGAGTCCGGCGAGCGCGCCGTTTTGATCTTCGCAGTTCCCAACGTGGCAGGCGCGCTTTATAAAGCGCTGGGGCCGATAGCCAATAGGGGGATAAACATGACGCTTATATACTCGCGGCCAACGCGCCTATCGCCGTGGGATTACTACTTCGTCGTGGAGGTTGAAGCAGGTGAGGGGCTTGATGACGCTGTGGAGGAGATGAAGCGGTATACCACAATGCTAAAAGTGGCGGGCAGGTACAACGTAATTAGAATTTAA
- a CDS encoding DEAD/DEAH box helicase — MDVSELPLDARLIAVLKERGVRELFPPQVEAVKAGIFDGVNLLLCTATASGKSLLAEVASVKTALEGKMALYAVPLKALAQEKLLHFSYYGKLARVGISTGDFDSEDKRLYEYDVVVVTYEKLDSLLRHRPSWLGSVGLVVVDEIHYLGDPKRGPVLESIIAKVRHLGLRTQFIGLSATVGNAEEVASWLGARLVSSSWRPVPLREGVYYGGKIYFADGSKKSLGSGEAEIALAIDAVAGGGQALVFTNSRSSTVRIAKAIAQAVAAHPARLINPAEAQSLANEVINASTSKIIGRELADLIARGVAFHNAGLELEVRRLVEEGFRRGVIKVVVSTTTLAAGVNLPARRVVIADYERFDPVLGREEIPVLEYRQMAGRAGRPGMDPYGEAVIVARSRGEVDYLMERYLRGRVEDVKSHILSAPNLRSHVLGAVGGGYAKSIDELVDFFSNTLGYHQVKTSLKTALLRSKVASAVDELIKWGFMERDGELVYATELGRQVARLYLDPETAARYIGLLKSMRKEAVSAYLYIVLTAPDFPRVRRGKASREIAEEVLSALDVEEDEEFEEIVKTVAMLRAWIEEEDEDKIYERFEVAPGDLRVYLDLFDWLGNAAAKLAGMIGLEGHRRNLEKVTARVIYGVREELLELVTALRGVGRVRARILYNFGFRTLRDIARASVREIASLPGFGEKLAESIIEQARQLVKF; from the coding sequence GTGGACGTCTCCGAACTGCCTCTTGACGCCAGGCTTATAGCAGTCTTGAAGGAGAGGGGAGTTAGGGAGTTGTTCCCCCCGCAGGTGGAGGCCGTAAAGGCTGGAATTTTCGACGGGGTAAATCTCTTGTTGTGCACGGCCACTGCCTCCGGCAAGTCGTTATTGGCAGAAGTGGCCTCTGTCAAGACCGCCTTGGAGGGCAAAATGGCCCTTTATGCAGTGCCGCTTAAGGCCTTGGCGCAAGAAAAGCTACTCCACTTCTCCTACTACGGCAAATTGGCCAGAGTAGGGATTTCCACGGGGGATTTCGACTCTGAGGACAAGAGGCTTTATGAATATGACGTTGTGGTAGTGACGTATGAAAAACTGGACAGCCTCCTCCGCCACAGGCCGAGCTGGCTGGGCTCAGTGGGCCTGGTTGTAGTAGATGAGATCCACTACCTAGGCGATCCGAAGCGGGGGCCTGTCTTGGAGTCTATTATCGCCAAAGTGAGGCACTTGGGCTTGAGAACTCAGTTTATAGGCCTCAGCGCCACTGTGGGAAACGCCGAGGAGGTTGCCAGCTGGTTGGGAGCGAGGCTCGTGTCCTCCAGCTGGCGGCCTGTTCCTCTTAGAGAGGGGGTTTATTACGGCGGCAAGATTTATTTCGCAGACGGCTCTAAAAAATCCCTGGGCAGCGGTGAGGCCGAAATAGCCCTGGCCATTGACGCCGTGGCGGGCGGGGGGCAAGCGCTTGTTTTTACAAACAGCAGGTCGTCCACTGTGCGCATCGCAAAGGCCATCGCCCAGGCCGTGGCGGCGCACCCAGCCAGGCTCATAAACCCCGCCGAGGCCCAGTCCTTAGCCAATGAAGTTATAAACGCCTCAACCAGTAAGATAATTGGCAGGGAGCTGGCCGATCTAATCGCTAGGGGCGTTGCTTTTCACAACGCAGGCTTAGAGCTGGAGGTCAGGAGGCTTGTGGAAGAGGGCTTTAGGAGGGGGGTGATAAAAGTGGTGGTGTCCACCACCACGCTGGCCGCCGGGGTTAACCTCCCCGCGAGGCGGGTTGTTATTGCCGACTACGAGAGGTTTGACCCAGTATTGGGCAGGGAGGAGATCCCAGTGTTAGAGTATAGACAAATGGCTGGCCGCGCCGGGAGGCCGGGCATGGACCCCTATGGCGAGGCTGTTATTGTTGCTAGGAGCAGAGGCGAGGTGGATTACTTAATGGAGAGGTATTTAAGGGGGCGCGTAGAGGACGTCAAATCGCATATACTCTCGGCGCCTAATCTTAGATCTCATGTCTTAGGCGCCGTGGGGGGCGGCTACGCCAAGTCTATAGACGAGTTAGTGGACTTCTTCTCAAATACCCTTGGCTACCACCAAGTGAAGACCTCTCTAAAAACAGCGCTGTTAAGATCTAAAGTGGCAAGCGCCGTCGACGAGCTTATAAAATGGGGATTTATGGAGCGGGACGGGGAGTTAGTATACGCCACAGAGCTGGGGAGGCAAGTGGCTAGGCTCTACCTAGACCCAGAGACTGCGGCTAGGTATATAGGCTTGTTAAAATCAATGCGGAAAGAGGCGGTGTCCGCCTATTTATACATTGTATTAACTGCGCCGGACTTCCCAAGAGTTAGGCGGGGTAAGGCGAGTAGGGAGATTGCCGAGGAGGTGCTTTCGGCGTTAGACGTGGAAGAAGACGAGGAGTTTGAAGAAATTGTGAAGACTGTGGCCATGTTGAGGGCGTGGATTGAGGAAGAGGATGAGGACAAAATATACGAGCGGTTTGAGGTAGCCCCTGGCGATTTGCGCGTATATCTCGACCTATTTGACTGGCTTGGAAACGCCGCGGCTAAACTCGCCGGGATGATCGGGCTTGAGGGGCATCGTCGCAATTTAGAAAAAGTGACAGCCCGCGTTATATACGGCGTGAGAGAGGAGTTGCTTGAGCTAGTAACTGCCTTGAGGGGCGTGGGCAGAGTGCGCGCGAGGATTTTGTACAACTTCGGCTTTAGGACTCTGAGAGATATCGCCAGAGCCTCTGTGAGAGAAATAGCGTCTCTCCCGGGCTTCGGCGAAAAACTAGCCGAGTCAATAATTGAACAGGCTAGACAACTGGTTAAATTCTAA
- the mcm gene encoding minichromosome maintenance protein MCM, with protein MSLEIELDLLRDKFRELVTSNEKISDEVINIIIQRKRSLEVDFHDILMFDKSLADLVVERPKLVLPEADKVVREIVEEKDPETAKALKRFYFRVRGSPLSVSLRKLRSEYIGRLIKIEGIVTRQTPPKHFLYKALYRCTQCGYEIELLQELERHVEPPAKCPRCGASKSFTLVTELSQYIDWQKVIVQERPEDLPPGQLPRSVEVVLLDDLVDTVKPGDIISLTGVVDLTLSELKKGRPPIVTSYIQGVHVDTMNKELVEEITKEDEQKILEISRRPDVRELIIRSIAPSIYGYEEVKEAVACLLFGGNEIVYPDGVRVRGDINILLIGDPGTAKSQLLKFVAKIAPRAVYTTGKGSSAAGLTAAVVRDKLTGEFYLEAGALVLADKGVAVIDEIDKMDAKDRVALHEAMEQNTVSISKAGIVATLNARAAVLAAANPAFGRYLPNRTVAENIDLPVSLLSRFDLIFVIRDEPREEFDSAVAGHILDLHSGKTPEAFRDVLRPDFLRKYIMYARRYVRPILSEEAKERIKAFYLEMRKRYQGPGTAIAITARQLEALIRLTTAEAKMRLSPIAAAEDAERAIRLYLAFLKSVGIDIESGAIDIDAIITGVPASRREAYIKVVELLKKLEEAERGPVKIDRLKAEAEKLGIPPAEVQRIVELLIRNGEAYTPRPGYIKRVG; from the coding sequence GTGTCTCTTGAAATTGAGTTGGATCTCCTCCGCGACAAGTTCAGAGAGCTGGTGACTAGCAACGAGAAGATATCAGACGAGGTGATTAACATTATCATACAGAGGAAGAGATCCCTTGAAGTGGACTTCCACGACATTTTAATGTTCGACAAGTCGCTGGCAGACTTAGTCGTAGAGAGGCCTAAGCTAGTGCTACCAGAGGCGGACAAGGTAGTTAGAGAGATAGTGGAAGAGAAAGACCCCGAGACGGCAAAGGCGCTTAAACGCTTTTACTTCAGAGTGAGGGGCTCCCCCCTGTCTGTCTCCCTGAGGAAACTGAGGTCTGAGTATATAGGGAGGTTGATAAAAATAGAGGGGATTGTCACTAGACAGACGCCGCCTAAACACTTCCTCTACAAGGCTCTGTATAGATGTACACAATGCGGCTACGAGATAGAGCTGTTGCAAGAATTAGAGCGCCACGTAGAGCCGCCGGCCAAGTGCCCCAGATGCGGCGCATCTAAAAGCTTCACGCTGGTCACAGAGCTCTCTCAATACATCGACTGGCAGAAAGTCATCGTCCAGGAGAGGCCCGAGGATCTTCCCCCAGGCCAGTTGCCTAGAAGCGTGGAGGTGGTCTTACTAGACGACTTAGTGGACACGGTGAAGCCCGGCGACATAATCTCACTAACTGGAGTCGTGGATTTGACTCTAAGCGAGTTGAAAAAAGGCAGGCCCCCTATTGTCACCTCTTACATACAGGGCGTGCACGTTGATACAATGAATAAAGAGCTCGTCGAGGAGATAACTAAAGAGGACGAGCAGAAAATTCTAGAAATTTCGAGGAGGCCCGACGTGAGGGAGTTAATAATAAGATCCATAGCCCCCTCTATATACGGCTACGAGGAGGTGAAAGAGGCAGTGGCCTGCCTCCTCTTTGGCGGAAATGAAATAGTATACCCCGACGGGGTGAGGGTGAGGGGGGATATAAACATACTCCTAATCGGCGACCCCGGCACTGCCAAGTCGCAGTTGTTAAAATTCGTGGCGAAAATCGCGCCGCGCGCTGTCTACACAACTGGGAAGGGCTCCTCAGCCGCCGGCCTCACAGCCGCCGTGGTGAGGGATAAGCTCACTGGGGAGTTCTACTTAGAGGCCGGCGCCCTAGTCCTCGCAGATAAAGGCGTTGCGGTAATAGACGAAATAGACAAAATGGACGCCAAGGACAGAGTGGCCCTCCACGAGGCCATGGAACAAAACACCGTCTCAATCAGCAAGGCGGGTATAGTCGCCACTCTCAACGCCAGGGCTGCAGTGCTGGCGGCGGCAAACCCAGCCTTCGGCAGATACCTCCCCAACAGAACAGTGGCGGAGAACATAGACCTCCCCGTCTCTCTCCTCAGCCGCTTCGACCTTATATTTGTAATTAGAGACGAGCCCAGGGAGGAGTTCGACTCGGCGGTCGCCGGCCACATATTAGATCTCCACTCAGGGAAAACCCCAGAGGCCTTCCGAGACGTCTTGAGGCCCGACTTCCTTAGGAAATACATCATGTACGCCAGGAGGTACGTGAGGCCGATCCTAAGCGAAGAGGCCAAGGAGAGGATAAAGGCCTTCTACCTAGAGATGAGAAAAAGGTACCAGGGCCCGGGCACAGCCATCGCCATAACAGCCAGACAGCTAGAGGCGTTAATACGCCTCACAACCGCAGAGGCAAAAATGAGGCTGTCCCCAATAGCCGCAGCCGAAGACGCGGAGAGGGCCATAAGGCTTTACCTCGCCTTCCTTAAGTCCGTGGGAATAGACATAGAATCGGGCGCGATAGACATAGACGCAATAATAACCGGCGTGCCCGCGTCGAGGAGAGAGGCCTATATAAAAGTAGTTGAGCTCTTGAAAAAACTAGAAGAGGCGGAAAGAGGCCCGGTCAAAATAGACCGCCTAAAAGCAGAGGCCGAAAAGCTGGGAATCCCGCCAGCGGAGGTGCAGAGAATAGTAGAGCTGTTAATACGCAACGGCGAGGCCTACACGCCGCGCCCGGGCTATATCAAGCGGGTGGGATAA
- a CDS encoding PaREP1 family protein has product MSIAISAPVAEALRKAAGDKDIEEFLVELLSARLDPPERVQLYLKLHEKYLREAEDLYARGDLLQAGEKYWGAATALLNAIAERRGWEHYSHRDYNVIIRRLYEETGDKELVIGFRMAEGLHANFYHNYMGPKDFQLHREAALKLIEKLKSLL; this is encoded by the coding sequence GTGTCTATAGCTATCTCAGCGCCAGTAGCTGAGGCGTTGAGAAAGGCGGCAGGAGATAAGGATATTGAGGAGTTTCTAGTTGAGCTACTCTCAGCCAGGCTAGACCCCCCTGAGCGAGTTCAACTCTACCTCAAGCTACATGAGAAATACTTGAGAGAGGCGGAGGATCTCTACGCGAGAGGCGATCTCCTGCAAGCTGGGGAGAAGTACTGGGGGGCGGCGACTGCGTTGCTTAACGCTATTGCCGAGAGGCGGGGCTGGGAACATTACAGCCACCGGGACTACAACGTCATAATTAGAAGGCTTTACGAGGAGACTGGGGATAAAGAACTGGTAATTGGCTTCAGAATGGCGGAGGGCTTACACGCCAACTTCTACCACAACTACATGGGGCCTAAGGACTTCCAATTACACAGAGAGGCTGCACTCAAGCTGATAGAGAAGCTCAAATCACTTCTCTAA